From Acetobacteroides hydrogenigenes, one genomic window encodes:
- a CDS encoding alkaline phosphatase: protein MKRTTYQPLILAGLICLVIGSSQTALARKGMPKHVIVIGFDGLSAKSITNGAKMPNLHKLMDEGSYTLQQRSILPSSSACNWASMFMGAGPELHGFTDWGTQTPQVEPRELNHYRNFPGIFGLYRDKAPSAEIGYIYEWGGMRYLADTLAISYCKNATLLQQENSCLNSAIKYIREKKPNLCAIIFDEPDHTGHSRGWESEEYMTKMQQLDSYLGKMVEAIKEAGIMNETVIMVVADHGGINKGHGGKTMNEMQTPLVFYGKGIKKGYRITQSTMVYDVAATIAYMLKVKQPQVWIARPITSIFK from the coding sequence ATGAAAAGAACAACCTACCAGCCTCTTATCCTAGCAGGTTTAATCTGCCTTGTTATTGGAAGCAGTCAGACGGCTTTGGCTCGAAAAGGCATGCCTAAGCACGTAATCGTTATCGGATTCGATGGACTAAGCGCTAAATCCATCACTAATGGAGCAAAAATGCCCAACCTGCACAAACTTATGGACGAAGGATCGTACACATTGCAGCAACGCTCCATCCTACCCTCGTCCAGCGCCTGCAACTGGGCATCCATGTTTATGGGAGCAGGTCCTGAGCTGCACGGCTTCACCGACTGGGGAACGCAGACTCCTCAGGTAGAGCCTCGTGAACTAAATCACTACAGAAATTTTCCGGGAATCTTTGGGCTATACCGCGACAAAGCGCCATCAGCAGAAATTGGCTATATCTACGAATGGGGAGGTATGCGCTACCTTGCAGACACCCTCGCCATAAGCTACTGTAAAAATGCAACGCTATTGCAACAGGAAAACAGCTGTCTTAATTCAGCGATCAAGTACATCAGAGAAAAGAAACCTAACCTTTGCGCCATTATCTTCGACGAACCTGATCATACTGGACATTCGAGAGGATGGGAGTCGGAAGAGTACATGACAAAGATGCAGCAACTCGACAGCTACCTAGGCAAAATGGTAGAAGCTATTAAGGAGGCAGGAATAATGAACGAAACTGTAATTATGGTGGTTGCAGATCATGGAGGAATAAACAAGGGGCATGGAGGGAAAACGATGAACGAAATGCAAACTCCACTTGTATTCTATGGTAAAGGCATTAAAAAGGGATATCGTATAACCCAAAGCACCATGGTGTACGATGTTGCAGCAACAATTGCCTACATGCTGAAGGTAAAGCAACCTCAGGTATGGATTGCTCGTCCTATTACTTCTATTTTTAAGTAG
- a CDS encoding beta-N-acetylhexosaminidase — MKRLFYLLMCFIPLLSYGAKKEKEGANLIPYPTSVEWKSGGFVLKDGVAIYAESSALPIATYLQDVLGKGCKISATVKPISGNESVKNGIFFVLVNDEKYGEQGYGLDVTTGRVTVKAKTLKGLFASVSTIQQLIPLEGKPKLPAATIFDRPQFVWRELMFDVGRHFYNKDQIKRYLDLAALYKFNVFHWHLTEDQGWRIEIKKYPKLTEVGAWRTEIDGTRYGGFYTQEDIKEVVAYATSRGISVIPEIELPGHSVAALAAYPELSCTGGPFEVRNTWGVADDVYCAGNEKTFTFLQDVLTEVMALFPGKYIHIGGDECPKVRWEKCPKCQQRIKENGLKNEHELQSYFIRRIEKFLNDNGRQLIGWDEILEGGLAPNATVQLWRDWDYAIKAATEGHDVIMTPTSHCYFDYLQKNLPLDKVYSLNPIPEGLAPEYHKHILGAGANLWTERVPGNDRADFMLFPRIQAIAECLWNGKSRQSYDQFLERVRKEYVRWDKMGVKYGPEGRDFTTTVEPDIANRALKVNIKSDISDLEFRYTTDGSTPTMVSPLVKGGTFTVKDKATVIVAAFRLGKPFGSTATYRFDANKAFGHPVSIKNPLGASYRGLYNDCLTDGLRGSDSDFRDGLWQGTPYNDFVAEVDLGALTEVSSMSLGAFQDVGSWIFYPVTVVFEVSEDGVKFIPVGSAQVPLAKAKQPIFDFKVNFEPRKAKVVRVTAKNIGLCPDGHPGKGNSAWLFVDELIVE, encoded by the coding sequence ATGAAGAGGCTATTTTATTTGCTAATGTGCTTCATTCCGTTGCTATCGTACGGGGCGAAGAAGGAGAAGGAGGGGGCAAACCTGATCCCCTATCCAACCTCGGTTGAGTGGAAATCGGGCGGCTTTGTCCTAAAGGACGGGGTTGCTATCTATGCCGAAAGCAGTGCGTTGCCCATCGCTACCTACTTGCAGGATGTGCTGGGCAAAGGGTGCAAAATCTCGGCAACGGTTAAGCCAATTTCCGGTAACGAGTCGGTAAAGAATGGGATCTTTTTCGTGCTGGTAAACGACGAAAAATACGGAGAACAGGGGTACGGACTGGATGTTACTACCGGTAGGGTAACCGTGAAGGCCAAGACTCTAAAGGGCCTGTTTGCTTCGGTATCCACCATACAGCAGCTAATCCCTTTAGAAGGGAAGCCGAAGCTGCCTGCTGCAACCATTTTCGATAGGCCACAGTTTGTATGGCGCGAGCTGATGTTCGACGTAGGGCGCCACTTCTACAACAAGGATCAGATTAAGCGCTACCTCGATCTTGCCGCGCTTTACAAGTTTAACGTGTTCCACTGGCACCTTACCGAGGATCAGGGCTGGCGTATCGAAATCAAGAAGTACCCCAAGCTAACCGAGGTTGGCGCTTGGCGTACCGAGATTGATGGAACGCGCTACGGCGGTTTCTATACGCAAGAAGATATTAAGGAGGTGGTTGCCTACGCTACATCGCGCGGCATCAGTGTCATTCCCGAGATTGAATTACCGGGCCACTCGGTGGCTGCGCTTGCTGCATACCCCGAGCTGTCGTGTACAGGTGGCCCTTTCGAGGTTCGCAATACCTGGGGCGTGGCAGACGATGTGTACTGCGCTGGAAATGAGAAAACGTTTACTTTTCTTCAGGATGTGCTTACAGAGGTAATGGCGCTTTTCCCTGGGAAGTATATTCATATTGGTGGAGACGAGTGCCCAAAGGTGCGCTGGGAGAAGTGTCCCAAGTGTCAGCAGCGCATAAAGGAGAATGGGCTTAAGAATGAGCACGAGCTGCAAAGTTACTTCATTCGCCGTATCGAGAAGTTCCTTAACGACAATGGTCGCCAGCTTATTGGTTGGGACGAAATTCTTGAGGGGGGCCTAGCTCCAAATGCAACCGTTCAGCTTTGGCGCGATTGGGATTACGCTATCAAGGCAGCAACCGAGGGGCACGATGTTATAATGACCCCAACTTCGCACTGCTACTTCGACTATCTTCAAAAGAACCTGCCATTAGATAAGGTATACTCGCTTAACCCAATTCCAGAGGGATTGGCACCCGAGTACCACAAGCACATTCTTGGCGCAGGTGCCAACCTTTGGACCGAACGCGTGCCAGGAAACGATCGTGCCGACTTTATGCTCTTCCCCCGCATTCAGGCTATTGCCGAGTGCCTATGGAACGGTAAGTCGCGCCAAAGTTACGATCAGTTCCTCGAAAGGGTGCGCAAGGAGTACGTACGTTGGGATAAAATGGGTGTGAAGTACGGTCCAGAAGGTCGTGACTTTACCACTACTGTAGAGCCTGATATCGCTAACCGTGCGCTAAAGGTAAACATCAAGTCGGATATTTCTGATTTGGAATTCCGTTACACCACTGATGGTTCTACTCCAACGATGGTTTCTCCTTTAGTAAAAGGGGGAACTTTCACGGTAAAAGATAAAGCTACGGTTATTGTGGCTGCGTTCCGTTTAGGCAAGCCATTTGGAAGTACGGCTACCTATCGATTTGATGCCAATAAGGCATTTGGTCATCCGGTTAGTATCAAGAATCCGCTTGGAGCGAGCTACCGAGGTCTCTACAATGATTGCCTAACAGATGGTCTTCGTGGATCCGATAGCGACTTTAGGGATGGATTATGGCAAGGTACTCCATATAACGACTTTGTTGCAGAGGTAGATCTTGGAGCGTTGACAGAGGTAAGCAGCATGTCGCTTGGTGCATTTCAAGATGTTGGATCATGGATTTTTTATCCTGTAACCGTTGTGTTCGAGGTGTCCGAAGATGGCGTGAAGTTTATCCCTGTGGGTAGTGCACAGGTTCCGCTTGCAAAGGCAAAGCAACCGATATTCGACTTTAAGGTGAACTTTGAGCCTCGTAAGGCTAAGGTTGTGCGCGTAACGGCTAAAAATATAGGGCTATGCCCCGATGGTCATCCAGGCAAGGGCAATTCTGCGTGGCTGTTTGTCGACGAGTTGATCGTTGAGTAG
- a CDS encoding putative transporter, whose product MEWFGNLFVGQSVIQAVVLLSTIIAVGLSLGQIKVLGVSLGVTFVFFVGILAGHWGFSIEPTILSYAESFGLILFVYALGLQVGPSFFASFLKGGVRLNTLALGVVLVGTLMMLVFHFSTSISLPEMTGIFCGAVTNTPALGAAQQTIKQLSADPTLQSDLALGCAVTYPLGVVGVIIGLVVLRNLSSSAKKEEQNEEGLSRGETFIASFYISNPAIYGKSVEEVASIITKKFVISRVWHGDNVIIPNSETILEKGDKILVITDPNELKALTALFGQEVAYDWNKSDIDWNAIDSQLVSQRIVITQSDINGKKIAQLKLRNRFGVNITRIHRSGIDLLATPDLTLQVGDKVTVVGTQSSIKQLEALLGNRVKSLHEPNLVAIFIGIVLGLILGSIPISIPWVSLPIKLGLAGGPIVVGILMGAFGPRFHIVTYTTKSANLMLRGVGISLYLACLGLDAGKHFFETVFRTEGLVWLGIGFVLTVLPVLIVGAYALMIKKMDYPTVSGMLCGSMANPMALNYANTTVESDMPSVSYATVYPLCMFVRVIIAQLILIVFM is encoded by the coding sequence ATGGAGTGGTTCGGTAATCTATTCGTTGGTCAATCGGTTATTCAAGCAGTAGTGCTGCTGTCAACTATCATAGCAGTAGGCCTTTCTTTGGGGCAGATAAAAGTTCTGGGTGTCTCGCTTGGGGTGACCTTTGTGTTTTTTGTTGGTATTCTAGCCGGTCACTGGGGCTTTTCGATTGAACCAACGATTCTGAGCTACGCCGAAAGTTTCGGGCTTATCCTTTTCGTTTACGCGTTGGGGCTGCAGGTGGGCCCTTCGTTCTTCGCCTCTTTCCTGAAAGGCGGCGTGCGGCTCAACACGCTGGCGCTGGGGGTGGTTCTTGTGGGTACTTTAATGATGCTTGTATTCCATTTCTCAACCAGCATTTCGCTTCCCGAAATGACCGGCATCTTTTGCGGAGCCGTAACCAACACGCCTGCGCTAGGTGCTGCTCAACAAACCATAAAGCAGCTATCGGCCGATCCGACCCTGCAATCTGACCTCGCCTTAGGGTGTGCGGTTACCTATCCGTTGGGGGTTGTGGGGGTAATCATAGGGTTGGTTGTGCTGCGTAACCTCTCTTCGTCTGCAAAAAAGGAGGAGCAAAACGAGGAGGGACTTTCGAGAGGTGAAACTTTTATTGCCAGCTTCTACATTTCGAACCCTGCCATCTACGGGAAAAGCGTGGAGGAGGTTGCCTCGATCATTACCAAAAAGTTCGTTATCTCCAGGGTTTGGCATGGCGATAACGTCATCATCCCAAATTCGGAGACCATATTGGAGAAGGGAGATAAGATTTTGGTGATTACCGATCCTAATGAGCTGAAAGCGCTTACGGCGCTGTTTGGACAGGAGGTGGCCTACGACTGGAATAAGAGCGATATCGACTGGAACGCTATCGACTCGCAGCTGGTGTCGCAGCGCATTGTGATCACCCAATCGGACATTAACGGGAAGAAAATTGCTCAGCTGAAGCTTCGTAATCGATTTGGGGTGAATATTACCAGAATTCACCGTTCGGGAATCGACCTGCTGGCCACGCCCGATTTAACGCTTCAGGTGGGCGATAAGGTTACGGTTGTTGGTACGCAGAGCTCCATTAAGCAGCTAGAAGCGCTTCTGGGAAACAGGGTGAAGAGCCTCCACGAGCCCAACCTGGTGGCCATATTTATTGGTATTGTGCTAGGGCTGATTTTAGGATCGATCCCTATCAGCATTCCGTGGGTCTCGCTACCTATTAAGCTGGGGTTGGCGGGCGGACCTATTGTTGTAGGCATTCTTATGGGGGCATTCGGTCCACGTTTTCATATTGTAACCTATACCACCAAGAGCGCGAACCTGATGCTACGAGGCGTGGGTATTAGTTTGTATCTGGCTTGCCTCGGGCTCGATGCTGGAAAGCACTTCTTCGAAACCGTATTCCGTACCGAGGGGTTGGTTTGGCTTGGAATAGGATTTGTCCTTACGGTTCTTCCCGTGCTGATCGTGGGGGCTTATGCTCTTATGATCAAAAAAATGGATTACCCTACCGTTAGCGGGATGCTTTGTGGTAGCATGGCCAACCCAATGGCGCTAAACTACGCCAACACAACCGTCGAAAGCGATATGCCTTCAGTTTCGTACGCTACGGTATACCCTCTTTGCATGTTTGTCAGGGTGATTATTGCCCAGCTGATTTTGATCGTTTTTATGTAG
- a CDS encoding elongation factor G has protein sequence MRTYQTNEIKNVVLLGNSGSGKTTIAEGMLFEGKVIDRRGSIDAQNTVSDYTEVEHIYKRSIFSTVLYTEYLDRKLNIVDTAGSDDFSGGVFSAFRIADTGIMVINAVNGVEVGTQIFGRYAEEYDKPFFLAVNQLDHEKASWENTIESLQKTFGKKVVLIQYPITTGPGFDSFIDVLTMKLYKHDGDSGVVHELPIPAEEEERANELHNALVEASAENDDALMEMFFEKGTLSEEDIRVGLRKGIAHRDVFPVLCLSAKKDIGIRRMMEFLINNTPSPNQKPKPTTTDGTEVAFDAAGAPCIFVFKTQIEQHLGEICYFKVISGKITEGIELTNNNNGTKEKLSQLYVTAGKNRTKVAELLAGDVGCTVKLKNTKTSHTLAGNGKNWVFAPITFPEPKFRTAVKPKNQADEEKLGELLNKAHQEDPTILVEYSKELKQIIVSGQGEHHLNILKWQLANNNKLEIEFYPPKIPYRETITKVANASYRHKKQSGGAGQFGEVHIIIEPIVEGVEARSKFKIEGKELNLNLKGKEVQPLPWGGSLEFYNCIVGGSIDARFLPAILKGVMEKMEEGPLTGSYARDIRVYVYDGKMHPVDSNELSFKLAGRNAFKEAFKNAGPKIMEPIYDVTVLVPADKMGDVMSDLQNRRAIIEGMSSAKGFEKLSAKVPLSEMHKYSTTLSSLTSGRATYNMKFSNYEQVPADVQEKLLKAYEAIAVEE, from the coding sequence ATGAGAACGTACCAAACTAATGAAATTAAGAATGTGGTTTTGCTTGGCAACTCGGGCTCGGGCAAAACCACCATAGCGGAAGGGATGCTCTTCGAGGGCAAAGTCATCGACCGTAGAGGAAGTATTGACGCCCAAAACACCGTATCGGACTACACAGAGGTGGAGCACATCTACAAGCGTTCTATCTTCTCTACGGTACTTTACACGGAATATCTCGATCGCAAGCTCAACATTGTGGACACCGCTGGTTCCGACGACTTCTCGGGCGGTGTATTCTCTGCATTCCGCATTGCCGACACCGGCATTATGGTGATTAACGCCGTAAACGGTGTCGAAGTAGGCACTCAGATCTTTGGCCGCTACGCCGAAGAGTACGACAAACCTTTCTTCCTTGCTGTCAACCAGCTCGACCACGAAAAGGCCAGCTGGGAAAACACCATCGAATCGCTACAAAAAACCTTCGGCAAGAAGGTGGTTCTTATCCAATACCCAATTACTACAGGTCCAGGCTTCGACTCCTTCATCGACGTGCTAACCATGAAGCTGTACAAGCACGATGGCGATAGCGGCGTAGTTCACGAGCTGCCTATCCCTGCCGAAGAGGAAGAGCGCGCCAACGAGCTGCACAACGCGCTAGTTGAAGCATCAGCCGAAAACGATGACGCCCTGATGGAGATGTTCTTCGAAAAGGGTACGCTATCGGAAGAAGATATTAGAGTAGGGCTCCGCAAGGGTATCGCCCACCGTGATGTATTTCCGGTTCTTTGCCTATCGGCCAAGAAGGATATCGGCATTCGCCGCATGATGGAGTTCCTCATCAACAATACCCCTAGTCCTAACCAGAAGCCAAAGCCAACTACTACAGATGGCACCGAAGTCGCATTCGATGCTGCTGGTGCTCCCTGCATTTTTGTGTTTAAGACACAGATTGAACAGCACCTTGGTGAAATATGCTACTTCAAGGTAATATCGGGAAAGATTACCGAAGGCATCGAGCTTACCAACAACAATAACGGGACGAAGGAAAAGCTGTCACAGCTGTACGTTACTGCCGGGAAGAACCGCACCAAGGTTGCCGAACTGCTCGCCGGCGATGTTGGCTGCACCGTTAAGCTGAAGAATACCAAAACAAGCCATACACTTGCCGGAAATGGCAAGAACTGGGTGTTTGCTCCTATAACCTTCCCTGAACCTAAGTTTAGAACTGCGGTTAAACCTAAGAATCAGGCCGACGAGGAGAAGCTGGGCGAACTGCTCAATAAGGCTCATCAGGAAGATCCAACCATCTTGGTAGAGTACTCTAAGGAGCTTAAGCAGATTATCGTATCCGGACAGGGCGAGCACCATCTGAATATTCTAAAATGGCAGCTAGCCAACAATAATAAGCTGGAGATCGAGTTCTACCCTCCTAAAATTCCATACCGCGAGACCATAACCAAGGTGGCCAACGCCAGCTACCGCCACAAGAAGCAATCGGGTGGTGCAGGACAGTTTGGTGAGGTACACATCATCATAGAGCCAATAGTTGAGGGCGTAGAGGCACGCTCGAAGTTCAAGATCGAGGGCAAGGAGCTTAACCTCAACCTTAAGGGTAAGGAAGTACAGCCTCTGCCATGGGGCGGAAGCCTAGAATTCTACAACTGTATCGTTGGAGGTTCAATTGATGCACGCTTCCTTCCTGCAATTCTTAAGGGTGTGATGGAAAAGATGGAGGAAGGTCCGCTTACCGGTTCGTACGCCCGTGACATCCGCGTGTACGTGTACGACGGCAAGATGCACCCGGTAGACTCCAACGAGCTTTCGTTTAAGCTGGCCGGACGTAACGCCTTTAAGGAAGCCTTTAAGAATGCAGGACCAAAAATCATGGAACCAATCTACGATGTAACGGTGCTTGTTCCTGCCGATAAGATGGGCGATGTGATGAGCGATCTGCAAAACCGTAGAGCCATTATCGAGGGTATGAGCAGCGCTAAGGGATTCGAGAAGCTATCGGCAAAGGTTCCATTGTCCGAAATGCACAAGTACTCGACCACGCTAAGCTCGCTTACCAGCGGACGCGCTACCTACAACATGAAGTTTTCGAACTACGAGCAGGTGCCTGCCGATGTTCAAGAGAAGCTGCTTAAGGCCTACGAGGCTATTGCTGTAGAGGAATAG